In one Nicotiana tomentosiformis chromosome 6, ASM39032v3, whole genome shotgun sequence genomic region, the following are encoded:
- the LOC104101482 gene encoding axial regulator YABBY 5-like, translating into MANCIDSTNSEQLCYIPCNLCNIVLAVSVPCSNLFDIVTIRCGHCTNMWTVNMAAAFSQVSNYTSPEYKIDFGSSSKCNSRMAVRSSLTKNPREETIANRPPEKRQRVPSAYNQFIKEEIQRIKANNPDITHREAFSTAAKNWAHFPHIHFGLTLETKNQAKLENAEKHIMHRAALPKIKTFTF; encoded by the exons ATGGCAAACTGCATTGATTCTACTAATTCTGAGCAACTCTGCTATATCCCTTGCAACTTGTGCAATATTGTTCTTGCG GTGAGTGTACCATGCAGCAACTTGTTTGATATAGTGACAATTCGATGTGGACACTGCACAAATATGTGGACTGTAAATATGGCTGCTGCATTTTCTCAG GTGTCCAACTACACTTCTCCTGAATACAAGATAGATTTTGGTTCATCATCTAAATGCAACAGCAGGATGGCAGTCCGATCATCCCTCACAAAAAATCCTCGTGAGGAGACGATTGCAAATCGAC CCCCTGAGAAGAGGCAGCGAGTACCTTCTGCATATAACCAGTTCATAAA AGAGGAAATTCAAAGGATCAAGGCTAATAATCCAGATATCACTCATAGGGAAGCATTTAGTACTGCTGCAAAAAAT TGGGCACACTTCCCTCACATTCACTTTGGGCTCACGCTGGAGACCAAGAATCAAGCTAAACTTGAG AATGCAGAAAAGCATATAATGCATAGGGCTGCATTGCCAAAAATAAAGACCTTCACCTTCTGA
- the LOC104115881 gene encoding uncharacterized protein yields MALKVLQENTAKSMKCVVHWNAQYGYEVKEGHTSKHIVNLNMLTCTCRAWMLKGIPCAHAVAAIHFKKLEPVNYIAHWYRRETYMKTCSHFLQPVQNMEICPQSQNHSVIPPEVRVMTGRLKKVRRKEPIENKIGKLSKRGTQMTCNNRHAKGHNKKGCHKATQGTARSTGGAKS; encoded by the coding sequence ATGGCACTGAAGGTATTGCAGGAGAACACAGCAAAATCAATGAAATGTGTGGTACACTGGAATGCTCAATATGGTTATGAGGTGAAGGAAGGACACACCAGTAAGCATATAGTGAATCTAAACATGCTAACCTGCACTTGTAGAGCTTGGATGTTGAAGGGTATACCATGTGCTCATGCTGTAGCTGCTATCCACTTCAAGAAATTGGAGCCAGTTAACTACATTGCACATTGGTACCGTAGGGAGACTTATATGAAAACCTGCAGTCACTTCCTTCAGCCTGTACAAAATATGGAGATATGTCCACAATCACAAAACCATTCGGTTATACCACCAGAAGTAAGAGTAATGACTGGTAGGCTCAAGAAAGTGAGAAGGAAAGAACCAATTGAAAACAAAATAGGAAAGCTTTCCAAAAGAGGTACCCAGATGACCTGCAACAACCGTCATGCTAAAGGCCATAACAAGAAAGGTTGTCACAAGGCTACACAAGGTACTGCAAGATCAACTGGTGGTGCAAAGTCATAA